The following nucleotide sequence is from Solanum dulcamara chromosome 7, daSolDulc1.2, whole genome shotgun sequence.
tggtaggaataaggtctgcatacactttaccctctccaaaccccacattgtgggattttactgggttgttgttgttatagtaGTTTCTAAACAAATATAACGAtgttatgaatctatttttgatagtatgGCAGCGTTTTGAAGCCATTTATAAGGGAAAATCTTCGATACTGTGATTTGGAGCATGCGTGTTctgcctacaggtaggctacggctttcctttctttagattgagctgaaatgtgtgaaagcatattCAATTAGATAGAATTCGGGTTGGGTAGCTTTGAGGGTATATGGGTAAATTCATCGGGAAGGAGATTCTCGAGACTATTAGCGTCCAGATGGAAAGAAGACTACTCAgcaccatgggataaattatctgtaagcatttgggtacccagtcccggcctccattcAGAAATTCCATCAGGGAGCATCCAGGTACCTAGCCCCGGCCTCGATCGTACCAATACATTATGGAGAGCATTCAGATACCCAACCCCAGCCTCGATCGTACCAATATTttatggcgagcatccgggtaccctgCCCTATCCTTGACCAGATTAAATATTCGAGCGAGCATCTAGATCTTATTCCCAGCCTCGATCCCTAAAGCATTCTTTGTTCATCGACTCTTGGAGATTTTTCGTTCAAAAATGATGTGGTTCTTTATTTCTTGGAatcacagattcttggttcctagtcTCGGTAGTTCTACCTATTTTGTGTACTCGACGAGCTTATGGGGTTCGtttggatttttatttatattgcgCACGTGTCCtagctgggcttatgggggcccagttgggtgtATTTAGCTGTAGTCCTCATAGGTAGTTCTTTCCCTACTTAGACGCTTATTATAATCTCTATTTAGATGTATTCCtcctttatatattttttttgccttttttgctcagttggcctatgatgtctactggTACTTGttatcttggtactcatactacattctGCATTTCCTTTCGTGAtgtaggaccgagcaccagctaccatcATAAATAGATCGAGCCTATTGtagtcagcttcggagactagggtgagcacttgacgtTTTGAGATCATATATGTCTCCTTCGGTGTGGATGGaccatcttttgcctttttgagactagccaattGATGTGTATATTTTCGAttcacttttgagacttgtactcatattttattttgtattagCTGTGTACTTGTGACCTCCAGGTTCTAGGAGAGatctttagttgtatatatcagATTTTTGTTTTACTTTCTCTTATTTATTCTGTTTAATTAGGCATTTTCCTTTTTTgattagtttctgccctcaaactcATTACTTGTCATTCTGGGTTCACAGATTGGCTTACCTACAGATGAATTATTGTAGGTGCCAtcaaaacttgagaaattgggtcgtaaCACCTGTCCCTTCCAAGTATTGCATTCGTAGAGTCTTGTAGACTACTGTGTGGGTTGTGTAGCCACGTTATAGGCCATATTGGCCTTGTTTGTTTGTTGGCTAAAATTTGATAATTGATTTATGTATTTGTCATATACGTacctatttttatcttttatatagAGATCATAGTGGCTTTGATGGCCTATATATCGTTTATGTTTTCCTAGATACCATGGTGGCATCGATGGCTCAAATAGGCTTGTGTCCTAGGGGGTTATTGATTTATCTAAATTGTTGGGAATAGTTAATAGGGGCCTTGACGATTAAGGTCTTATTTTTAAGTCGAGatatacttatttatttttttgactatGTGTAGCCGTCATGTGCCATTGGCAAGTGGTTTAGCAGGGTTGGCTTAGGACTAAGTTTTGGCATTAGGTGTCAGTTGCGTCCCTCGAGTTTGGGGCATgagaaacttggtatcagagcaacaTCGTAGATGAGGGAGTCTGTaagtcatgtctagtagagtcttatttataaATGTGTTATACACCACATTCTGTAAGCAGGATGTTATATCGCCCTGATACTCAAGTATTGATTAGTCTACTTATCTATTGGGTCTCAAAGGATgatctaaatgcatatggttactcactactctgctcgtgcatactattattACATCTCTCACCGAGTTCCAGATTGGGTATGTTATCAAGCAcattttactacattatccaccgagtccctcactaggggGCCGGATAtgctatatgatgatataatgatatggttatggcaccgagtcccatgatgggcctgATACGGTATACGTGCGCAcgactttgttcaccgagtcccttactagagggacgggtacggtatatatatatatatatatgatgatacgatAATATAGTGAtacgattatggcaccgagtcccataatgggttgggtacggtatatgacaatgatatgcatgatttattCCTTAAGGCATAGGTACAGTGAATTCttaattatcatacttgtctcctagactctctacttcagttatgatctttcttactatattttatattttatatactcagtacttttcttgtactgacccccttccttcaagggggctgcatttcatgccccaggtacagatactcattttagggatccgccagcttaggatttttaTTCAGCTATTTTGGATTGCTCCATTGTCCCacagcctagacttttggtacagattcttttgatgtatatatttggttatccaggggtacggtgagaccctgtcccatcatatgctatttttaatactcttagaggtctatagacatatgtgtgggttgtgtgtatatgtgttcagttatGCCTATATAACTTGTATTTTAGGATGTTCCCATTCGTAGAGGCAGCCTTGTCGGTGTGCGTATGTACATATTTTAGGATATTGTATATAGtgacagccttatcggctcgtgtattatgatattttaattgattgtgaatcctcaggagacaggttaCCCTGATACATGTATGTAACGCTTGAGATGACGTCCTGTTTTCACAAAGTCTCCATATTGTGTTTGGTTTCAGTTTGACGATGTTTAACAAATACGTATACGAGTGCCTAGCTCGAGCACTAGTCACGATCCACGGGGTTAAGTCGTGACACAGGAAGCAATAGACATTATTCAGGAATGTTACCCATCTTCTACTCAAATTGTTCTTTAGAGATGAGTCATAAGGGATGAGCTCTTTGACTTTTGATTGCTATTATCCTTGTACAGAAAGAGTTGTCAGTGAGTCATCCttgttatatggggcagagtgctAGTCAATCAAGAAATCTCATATTCATAAGATACATGTTGCGGAGATAAggatgttgagatagatgtgtggacatactatgagtgacaagattaggaatgaggttattcagGAGAAGATGGGAGTGGCCTCTATGGCGGACAAGATAAAGGAAGCGAAATTGAGATGGTTTAGGCATGTGTAGAGGAGATGCATCGACGCCCcggtgaggaggtgtgagaggctgatTGTAGGGGTAGGGGTATTCCAAAAGAGTATTGGGGAGagatgattagacaagatatgtcACAACTTTATATTATCGAGGAAATGACTTAAATAAGAAGGAGTAGAGATCACGTATAAGGATAGAAGGATAGggattgtcatgacccaagctaggccctaagTGTGACACTATGATTAGAATCATGAAGGACCCTAACCATGTcttttagcatatcattcatgagcatatataagttaaataagaAAATACGCTAAAGCGTAGACGCGGAAACATAGTCTCAAAACAGGGCATAAATCATAATGAGAACTTTATAACTTTTCTTTAACTGGTGTGGGATAGTACCTTAATCGatacttaagaccatgcgagctattacatggaatccgatgatccccacatcgagaagggggaggctaccttccCAGGGTATACTCTGTCATGATACTCTCTTTAACTTTGCTATATGAGGATCCACTAGCTTCTCTATATTGGCATATTTAAACCTACGCggcaacgtagttagggactaaatgtttctactaggattcccttgggtatcTACAATGGCTACCGAATCGAATCCCACCTTAAAGTCATCTTGGTactaagtcattatcccaacagaACTTTTATGAAACGTAATCATtgacatcattaggaaagataacAATACATAtgaatccatatttataaaataacatatgaataactcatatatcatcatcatagtaaaatcataagaataactcattaacttgcttgatcataaagaatccatgaattggtgagaattgtccttatcacctcttttaacataattgtgcaagaattttccttattacACCATAACTTCTGTGCTTATAGAATCAtcgaaacatcattcataacttcttgcttaaatcatctttaaacatcattcataaagctttcattgaaataacttgaaaatcatgatcataactcataaatcatgcttgaaactagcatataacatacgtctttgaaattcatcttaaaattatgcaatgtaatgtgaattatgcataattaggctaatggtattgaaatatatcataattaagaagaccccaTGCAAACCatgcaaatcataaaattagggcttgtagaagaagaattcataagagatttgagaagaaatctttgggattacatgggtgaaagggcccatggacaaatttccacataccttgatcttTGGAAGCCCTAAGTTGCAGAAAATTGAAGTATGACCTTGAAGGAATCCTTAGAATTTTCTTGAGGAAAAAGGAGACTTGGAGAGAACTTTTAgaaagaagattttgatttaaagtattagggtgagaatgagagggatAGGAGGGCttaggatagttaataggttagaataaaTCTCAAAAACCGTACACTCATTAATGGAAATATAGGGAATGAACAAAATACCCCCAACTTAAACTAGACTCGGGTAACTGAACAGACCTCCACCATGACCCGTGATGGCCAATACGAATCGTAGTCATGGTCGTGGTGATTGACTTGGACTAGCATCTGAAGAGGTGGGTTGGACTTGGGCAGGTTGGCCACCACGAAGGGCACCACAGTTCGTTATGGGCACTATGGGCTGTGTCCAACTCGTGAGCCCTTCCCCTTGATCCTGGCCTTACAAGACAGCTCACCACAGGCAGTGGTGAGGGGGTACGGCCCGTGATAGCCTTCGTGGTCCTCTTCTGGTGCCAAAAAACTGAGTTTTCTGGGGATACTTCCTTTGAACaatattttatgacttttcaacttttggagtcTTACAGGGTAGAGTGTTGTCTTGCCTTGCAAGGTTTAGTGCCCAATGTAGTACTAGTTGTGTCCTTGTAGTTGTTGtcatatattatttattgtgtttcgattattacactattttgttgttgttattgtttcacTCTTGTAGTCTTTATACTGTTTTTCTTATTAATCATTATGCTTTCTGtactattcttcttttatttaggATTAATGCACTTGAGCCGTGGGTCTTTTGGAAACAGTTTCTCTACCTCCGATAGTGATAAAGTCTACGTACACGTTACTCTCCCCAAACCCTAATTTATGTGATTTCACTAGAtatgttttgttgttgttgttattgggttcatattattatatatcaaatttttaaatattattctaaaaACATCCAAGTATTTTATATTCTTGTATACCATATGTATAATATTGCATATCAAATTCTGTAAACACTAAGGGGCCGTTTTGGTTATGGGATAAACACAAagctaatacatgaataactttggctattcatgtataaatattatatcatGTTTGGTTTGCAAATAGGATATAAGTTATTCACGTATTACTTTTATACAATGTTTGTTTGCATTTTTTGTAATCTTACATAATTAATACTTACATAACTTATGAGGGAATCTATGTATAAGTTATAGAATGTGGAATAAGTTTTGTGGGTGTTAACTATAcatgtattaaaataataaattaaatatttgacCATTTTTTGTCTTGATTGCTTAATCATATTCAATACAAATTACTTAATTGTTTttagttatttgatatttactttatttttttagctattggtatttatttaaattttaatattttatttagatagttatttattttaatgagtATAATAAATACTAgctcataaaatattttaaaattaagaaataagaattagctcactaattttttttaaaactctacATAACTAAACCCTgcataactaatatatatataattaaaccaTGCATAACTCTAACCAGTAACCAAACGGCCCTGATGCAAGAAAATAGTGGATATGTGATTAAAAGCTTAAAAACTTGGCTACCTATATAAGGGCAAAAACTATTCATTCATGAATGGACTATTTTGTTTTGGACTAAAAATTAGTAATGTAAAGTTTAGATTATATTTTAATGCAAAAATAACCGCAAGACacatcttattttatcataatttttaaaatttcctactattaaaaaaatttaaaaatatcctcTCGGATACATCACCCTCCCTCTTGCGGATACATCCATATGCccttttctgatacatcattccTCTCTCTGATACATCCCTCCCCTATCAGATACATTCTTCACCTATGTATTCCAATGCATTATCTCATATCTGATACATCTCTACCCCCTCTGATATATCTCTCTTCTCTGgaatatatttttctcctagTATCTGGATGACTGTTGATTTATtcgaaattcataaattttaaaaaatatatataattttaaagaaataataataatataattagctcttaattatatgattttctTTAAATTCCACCATAAAGGAAAATCCAGGTAAATGAATTCTTCGTACACCGACAATTTCAATTTCCCTCGCAAGCACAGTGCCACAGTCGACTCTGCTTTTTCTCGATCATCGAATCAGACGAAAGATGCAAACCCAAAAGGTTGAAAAAACGTTCAATGTAACTAAAGCCAAACAAATTAAATGCATTCGCACCTTATTCCAAGAATTTGGAGATAGGCCAGAGcagaggaggagaaaagaagaTGGAAGATTTTGCTCAGGTAGCAGGTGTGAACGCTCTGGGAGTGATCAATTTAATCATCGCGGCATCCAAAAATGCCACTACCCATAAAAGGAACTGCGAGCAGTTAGCGGAGCACGTGAGAATGATCGGCAACCTATTAGAGAAGCTAAAGTCGACGGACCTGATGAAGGTGTCGGCAACAGCAGAGCCGCTTGAAGGGTTAGAGAAAGCTCTTGGAAAAGCTTTGGAGTTGGTGGACAGTTGCAGAGAAAAGAGCTACTTTTACATGCTTGCCATGGGCTGGAGCGTAGTTTATCAGTTTCGCCTGGTTCAGAATGAAATTGATCGATACCTGAAGCTCGTTCCCTTGATTGCCATTGTTCATGAGTGTAGAATGCAGGTACTTCTTGAATGTCCTATTTGGAAACTTCCTTCATTTTATGGTTGAATTTAAACCTTAAAATACACCcacgcccccccccccccccttttttttttcttttttacgtGTAAAACATATGCTTAGTGTCATGAATTATGGTCTTATGCTTAAAATGAAACCAAGAAATTGTTCCTCTCAGTGATACTGCTAAAAGaatgtttttttctaaaatcatgTTCCCTCTGTTTCATTTTATCTAACACTGATCAATTGGATACTGATCCTCTACATGACCTAATGTTCAACCTTAGGTTGCTTATGAGTGATACAAGTTACCTAACATGTACCTTATACAGATAATAGAAGCAGTAAGTAAGGAATACTTAAGTTTTACGTGGAAAACACCCAGCTCACAATTGTAAAAAACGAGGACGTGCATCTCGAAAGGATTTAAACCCAAATCCACTAAACACAATGAGTCAACAACAAAGGAAGATTACAGACTCTGCAACCTTACCCTGATTCCTAAAACTACACAAACCTCCCAAGGTTTATGTTTCCAAGTCTCTGAGTCGTCCCAAATTGAAGACCATGGTCCTATTCTAGTTTATACTCACTGGATCTAGAAAGCATTAACATTACAACTTGATAAGCAATCCTAATACGTAACAACGAACCTTACTCCGCTAAGACTCCTTAACTAGAACCAGGTTCTTCGATGAGTTCCGCTGTATCAGGATGCACTTCAAAAGTCAATCTCTCAACTACTCAGCTCGCCCATTTGAGAATTGACTTTACTGCTCTGGTAATGTGTGACCTCCTTTATTGAATGGATCAATTATTTATACAACTTCTTCACAAAGTTGTTCTTCACTTGAGACTCTTCTTAAAATCGAAATCCTCTAGAATTCAAACTCTCTTCAAGTGTTGTAGTCAAAGACTAACTCTTGAATATTCATCACTTGATTATTCCACTGTGTTTTATCTGAAGTAAGTCCTCCTTGATTTAATTTAAGCACACGTGACTTTATCTACAACAGTCGTAGTACAGTTAGAAGTCCCTTGAAACAGTTTCTCATGAACCATCTATGATTACATGTTCCATAGCTCTTCGCCAATCATCAAAATTCTGCTAAACCCAACAGATacaatttaagaaaaaagaacaaACCTTTTACACATAAGCTAAATGTACATAACTTGCCATTAGTATCTAATGGTCTTTAATATGCTATCCCAATTCCTGTAAGAAGATGTCACTAAGGAAAAAATTTGAATGCTAAGTTTCTGAATATAAAAAGATGTAAATCCTTTAGAGCAAATTCGAAATAAAAATGTTACATATAATATGGAATGGAGGAACTACTATTTTTCCTCACTTGATGTACCTGATAAGTTTCCAATACTCCTAAGATTGATCATCAATCTATATAGAGTATCATTTATTTTGAGCTTTCAAGCTGTAACATTGTAATTTAGAGTTTCTAGAATTCCATTTTGTTCATATCAATCCAAAATATATTGTAGCTTGATGTGGCAGATACTTTGGCACTATTTTGAAGAGAAAATCTTTTATGTTACGTATCTTAGTAATCATAATTAGTTTTTTTGCAGCAGTAATTGTACTTTCTAGGAATTCCTGTCATGATCTTCCAAGACATCCTTCTATTTGAGGATTTTTGCAATTTTTATTTTGGACTGTTATGCTTTTGCACTAGCTCTGGTTGAACAATGATCCGGAGCACTTTATCTAAGTCAGCAGTTTCATGAACTTTTGTTCAGACATCAAAAACAACTTTGTAATAATGTTACAGAATGTGCACGTAAGCTTGGAAGCTGTAGAAGGTGATCATCGTGAATACACTCTAGACGTGGAGGATGTTGATGCCCAAAGAGCAGTACTGAAACCTGATCgatcaaagaaagatgcaaaTGTATTAGAGAAGTCACTATCTAGAAGGTATCCTGACTTGAGATTCCATGAAGCTCTcaaggaggagaaggagaaatTACATCTTGAGCTGCACCTCTCACAAGCAAACAATGATCCCAAGAAGTGCAGAATCATTGAACATCTTATTGACGTCACGCAAAATGTCATTAATGTGCCAGCTGAAAAGTTTCTTGCCCTCAATGCACAACCTTACATAGGAACTGGGTAAAGTTTTATGTACCACGCACAACGTACTCAGTAACTGTTCCAGCATGTTCAGTCTATTGAAGAATTAGTTTCATGCCACAGGTGGGTATCAACTGCAAAAGTTGGCAAGGTGCAGATGGTGAATGCCTCACAGGCTGAACATCTAGAAAAATCAGAGTGGCAAACTGACCTCTTTGACTGTTGCAGTGAACCCTGTTTATGTGAGTTCATGGAAGCATTTGTTCTTATAAATTCCTTTACCCATAGGAAGTTTATCCTTTTCTGCATTTATACTTGCTTATCAATCATATGTAGAGATTTGTGCTACTGGAAAAGGTCGGCTATATCAACAACTTGATTTTTTGGTTCATTTTGTTCATAGGTCATATGTTACATTCTCGAGCATAAGTTTAACATATCTTAGTTAAGTTCCACCTTATCATGAATATAAATATCAGATACTGCTACTGTACTCCTGCAACTAAATTCAAGTACCTCTCTTCTCATTCTCTTTAAACAGGCTTCAAGGCATGTATCTATCCATGTGGCATATTCCCAAGGATTGCTAGTTTGGTTTCGCATGGGAAAATAAGTAAGTGTCACTAACATATTGTGTACTAAATTACATGTAAGACTAAGTTCAATTGATATATCCACTTCATCTCTTGATTTTGTTGTTCACTGATTTTTGTAGCGGAGCCAGAAATTTCATTAAGGAGATtcaaattttatgaaaattaaGTTATATCAGGCTTTCCTTTCAAGTCAAGGATATTCAATCCTTGTATTTGTCatacattttattatttttggctcgtaatacatgtataataaataaaaaaattgagcaAGGGGTATCATATGAACCCCCTTGCTTGAATGTGGCTCTGCCATTGACTGGAACCCCTAGAGGAACTTCTTCCTTGTTTCTCAATACTCCTGAAATAATGTCAGTTTCTTTTTAGGGGTAGAGAGTGAGTGGTATTTGTTAGTTCTAAATAAtaatactacaacaacaacaacatattaccaagtgtaatctcacaagtggggtctgaggaCCATCTAAATTAACATGAGGGACAAACTGGCTTTTAGCACAGACTAATGGAGACCTGCCTTTGTATTCTGTTGATCTATCTACTTGTTTATTTACATGTAAAATGGTTTCTTATGAGGAAATTCTGATCACAGATACTTACACTTCTATTGTTGCTGCAGCTCGTGAACATGCACTGAATGATCTGTTGACATACTCCTTATTCTGTGGTTGTTGCTGTTATACTTGTTGTGTAAGAAGACGCCTGAGACGACTTTTCAATATTGAGGTATTTAAATGTATCGCTATTCCAAATGATTGAAGATTATATGTCATTTGAATTTGGTAGCAAAAGCTCCAACAGTAGTATGACAGGAAGTGCTTTGAGTAAGAAAATGATAATTCTTATTATTGAACTAATAGCATCCTACTTGAGGTAGAAAAAGCATACCACTTCTCGACTGTAATTTCATAGAGACCACGTTAAAGGGCCCATCCATTTTGCCATGAACAAGTCTAGAAGGAGTTCAAACTTCTTCTAAGTTTCTCTACTTGGTAATTTGACCTAAGTGAGCAATAAGCAATGGGCGTTTTGTCTATTAATAAGTCTCTTAACTTTAAACGCGCCACTTACATGCCATCCAATAGATATTGTGGTGCATAAGGTATTGGATATTTACCGGGATTACCTATGTATTTCCATAAGTAGATGGTTATCGCACAAGACCAGCGTGTCAATTTTGGGGACATGAGGTAATCGTGGAGAAAAAAATGATGGTTGCGAGGTGACAAATTTCTTCAAAGACATGGATTGAGCAAATACTAGAACCAACTTCATCTTGGCTAACATTCAATTGAGTAGGAACTGATGTGTCTAGCCATTGTTGCCATTTTGTCCGTTTAAAGAAAATGCTTCAGAGTAAGTGGGGCATAATCAATATAATGTAACTTTTTCTGTTTTCAGGGAGGTTCATGTGATGATTTTATAACTCATCTTATGTGTTGCTGTTGCGCTATGATCCAAGAGTGGCATGAACTCGAACTGAGGGACTTTGAAGGTGCGTTATATTAGTACTTTTACCTCGTGAACCTTTTCACTTACAAATCATTATTCAATAGAGTGAAACATTTGGCATAACAATAAAGAAAGAATGAACAAGATCAGAAAAGGACACGTCAAGGTGTATGacaaaagattatgatgttttttCCCTCTCTTTTGGGATTCCATGGCTGAGGAAATAGATAGAGATTATGCATGTATTTACATCCCAATTTTCTGAAGAGCTTCAACTAAGATGAATGTTGTGCAGGTTGTCAAGGGAGGAAGATGATTCCACCTCCA
It contains:
- the LOC129896796 gene encoding protein MID1-COMPLEMENTING ACTIVITY 1-like → MEDFAQVAGVNALGVINLIIAASKNATTHKRNCEQLAEHVRMIGNLLEKLKSTDLMKVSATAEPLEGLEKALGKALELVDSCREKSYFYMLAMGWSVVYQFRLVQNEIDRYLKLVPLIAIVHECRMQNVHVSLEAVEGDHREYTLDVEDVDAQRAVLKPDRSKKDANVLEKSLSRRYPDLRFHEALKEEKEKLHLELHLSQANNDPKKCRIIEHLIDVTQNVINVPAEKFLALNAQPYIGTGWVSTAKVGKVQMVNASQAEHLEKSEWQTDLFDCCSEPCLCFKACIYPCGIFPRIASLVSHGKITREHALNDLLTYSLFCGCCCYTCCVRRRLRRLFNIEGGSCDDFITHLMCCCCAMIQEWHELELRDFEGCQGRKMIPPPYQYMKP